A stretch of Deltaproteobacteria bacterium DNA encodes these proteins:
- a CDS encoding 4Fe-4S dicluster domain-containing protein — FPILRDLVVDRGALDKIIQAGGYTSCHTGGVPDGNALPVSKAESDYSMDAAECIGCGACVAGCPNGAAMLFTGAKVSQFAALPQGQVEAPERVANMIKAMAECGFGNCTNHYECQAACPKGIDVKFIARLNREFLKALFKAKAGTFTPVE; from the coding sequence CTTCCCGATCCTCCGGGACCTGGTGGTGGACCGCGGGGCGTTGGACAAGATCATCCAGGCGGGCGGATACACCTCGTGCCACACGGGCGGGGTTCCCGACGGGAACGCCCTCCCCGTGTCCAAGGCGGAGTCCGACTACTCGATGGACGCGGCGGAGTGCATCGGCTGCGGCGCGTGCGTCGCCGGGTGCCCCAACGGCGCGGCCATGCTGTTCACGGGCGCCAAGGTTTCCCAGTTCGCCGCCCTCCCCCAGGGGCAGGTGGAGGCGCCCGAGCGGGTCGCGAACATGATCAAGGCGATGGCCGAGTGCGGGTTCGGGAACTGCACGAACCATTACGAGTGTCAGGCGGCTTGTCCGAAGGGGATCGACGTGAAGTTCATCGCGCGCCTCAACCGCGAATTCCTGAAGGCGCTGTTCAAGGCGAAGGCGGGGACGTTCACCCCAGTCGAGTAG